Proteins from a genomic interval of Nitrospina gracilis Nb-211:
- a CDS encoding methyltransferase family protein: protein MNAWEVPVPEPDAGREAEGPAAEAMSPIKGLVLTIAIPSVYLGALLVAWLGPKHFGFGVRPLVYAGLTIGLSGLLFWIVAMAQLGKSLAVLPGGDRLVSRGVYRYVRHPVYRGIELTFFGLFLAVGSVQGMVYLFVVVVPLNIVRARQEERALQNKFGEAYSAYRRQTWF from the coding sequence ATGAACGCGTGGGAGGTGCCGGTGCCGGAACCTGATGCGGGCCGCGAGGCGGAAGGTCCTGCCGCCGAAGCGATGTCCCCGATCAAAGGCCTGGTGCTCACCATTGCCATTCCGTCCGTGTATCTCGGTGCGTTGTTGGTGGCGTGGCTCGGCCCGAAGCATTTTGGATTCGGCGTGCGGCCCCTGGTGTATGCCGGGTTGACGATCGGTTTGTCGGGTCTTTTATTCTGGATTGTGGCGATGGCGCAGTTGGGAAAGTCCCTGGCGGTCCTTCCCGGCGGCGACCGGCTGGTGAGCCGTGGCGTGTACCGCTATGTGCGGCACCCGGTGTACCGGGGCATTGAGCTCACGTTTTTCGGATTATTTCTTGCGGTGGGATCGGTACAGGGAATGGTTTATCTTTTTGTTGTGGTGGTGCCGCTCAACATCGTGCGTGCCCGGCAGGAGGAACGCGCCCTGCAAAACAAATTCGGCGAGGCGTACTCCGCCTACCGCCGGCAGACGTGGTTTTGA